The following is a genomic window from Litorimonas taeanensis.
GTTTGATAAAGTCCCCAGTAAATTTGGGACGTGGACAGAAGAGGACTTTACTAAGGCCGGCATACGAGCTGTACCTCCTGCCGCTGTTCGCCGCGGCGCGTTTATCGCCCCGAACACAGTCCTTATGCCTTCTTATGTTAATCTTGGTGCCTATGTCGGTGAAGGCACAATGATTGATACATGGGCGAGTGTAGGGTCCTGTGCGCAAGTGGGCAAAGATTGCCACATTAGTGCAGGGACAGGCATTGGAGGTGTATTAGAACCTTTACAAGCCAACCCAACTATCATTGAGGATAACTGTTTCATTGGCGCGCGTTCAGAAGTCGTTGAAGGCGTCATTGTTCGTGAAGGGTCTGTCTTGGCGATGGGTGTATTTATTTCGCAATCCACTAAAATCTACAACCGCGCGACAGGTGAAATCACCTTTGGTGAGGTTCCAGCCTACTCTGTTGTTGTACCGGGTACACTCCCCTCCAAAGACGGAAGTCACAGCCTAGATTGCGCCGTTATTGTTAAAACAGTTGATGCAAAAACACGCTCTAAAACAGGCGTGAATGAGCTCTTACGCGACTAGGCCTTAAGTATGATATTCCATTTTAAAAAGGCCCTCTATTGGAGGGCCTTTTCTCTGCTTTACAGACTAAGTCTATCGGTAAAAGACTAAAATTCAGTCTTTAGGCCCGTACCAGCCACCGTATATAAGGGTTCAGTATAACGTCCCTCAGGC
Proteins encoded in this region:
- the dapD gene encoding 2,3,4,5-tetrahydropyridine-2,6-dicarboxylate N-succinyltransferase; the encoded protein is MKTAELEIAIKAAWDDRAALSPSTTGERRDAIETAIMGLDSGKYRVAERQDDGEWVVHQWLKKAVLLGFRLEANTIMSGGPAGGNWFDKVPSKFGTWTEEDFTKAGIRAVPPAAVRRGAFIAPNTVLMPSYVNLGAYVGEGTMIDTWASVGSCAQVGKDCHISAGTGIGGVLEPLQANPTIIEDNCFIGARSEVVEGVIVREGSVLAMGVFISQSTKIYNRATGEITFGEVPAYSVVVPGTLPSKDGSHSLDCAVIVKTVDAKTRSKTGVNELLRD